The Gemmatimonadales bacterium sequence CAGCGACCTGAAGAAGCTCGCCGGCGAGAACATGCTGCGCGTGCTCCGGGCCAATGAGGCGACTGCCAAGCGCCTGCAGGCCACACGGCAGCCGTCGACCAAGACGATCCAGGAGATGGACGCGCCCGGCACCACCTGAGGGCGGGACGAGTTGTTGCAGACGATGAGGGGCGCCCGCAGGGGCGCCCCTGATCGCGTCAGGCCATCGGCGCAGCGGGATGTCGCCGCTTCCACCAGATCGCTGCGGCCCCTCCGAAGGCGATGGTGGCGAAGCCGAACCACTGGATGGCATAGTTCAGGTGAGGGCCGTCGTCGAGCGGGGGCGCGCTGCTTCGCAGCGGGGCGGGGGACACCGTCGCCGGGGAATCGGCAATGATGTAGACCGGCGCGATGGGATAGGGGAGTCGCTCGCGCAGCGTGGCGAGGTCGAGCCGGCGCCAGGTGGTGGTGCCATTGCGCTCGGCGGGCCTGGCGCCCGTGGGATCAATCGGGACTGCCATTGTGATGCCGGAGACGGTGGTCGAGTCTGCCTCGCGGTGGAGCTGCGCATCGTAGCCGATGGCGTCGGCCGAGGGGACATAGCCGCGGAGGACAAGGATCGCCGAATCCGAACCCGCCAGTCGCATCGGTGTGACCACCTCGACCCCCGGAACGCCGCTGCGGCCCCGTCCCCGGAGAATGATTTCCTGGTCGTAGTCGTAGGCCCCCGTCGCCCTGGCGCGCCGGTTCCCCGTCGAGTCGTGCAGGGTGCGGGCATCGACCTCGGGCAGCGCGCGTTCCGCGAGCGCCGAGGCGTTGGTGGCTCGCCGCGTGTCGAGCCGGTCGAGCTGCCACACACCGAGGCGCAGGCAGACTACCCCCATGAAGAGCGAGAAGATCACGAAGGCGAGCGGGTACCGTGAGGTCATGGCTGTCTGGCGTTGAGGACACCGGGGCAGGCTCCCGGGCGGACAACGGTTTCGGCGTGTACGTCAAGACGTTGCAATATAATGACTTGGAGTCGATGGTGCTGGTGGTATCGGGCTTGCTCTAGTTGTGGTTGTTCCCTCGCTTCGGTCATCATCGAAATTCTGGAGGTCATATGCGGGTCCGTCGGCTGGCCGCCGTCCTCGTGCTTGCCACGCTCGGTACCGCTCCCCAAGTCATCGCGCAGGCCGATGGCGCACCCAAGGGGCTTGAGGTCGTCAAGAACCCGAGCCGTCGGAGCGGATTCTGGGGCAGCATCGGATTCGGGGTGGGTTCGGAGAGCTTCAGCGTTCCCGACTCAGTCGCCTCGCCTGGGTGGCTGGCCGCCCCGACGTTCAATATGCGGGTCGGCGGAACCCCTGACATTCATCTTCGTCTTGGTGGGGAGCTGATTTCCTGGTATAACGGTGACGGTGCGTACTCCCAGACGCTGGGGGGCATGCTCGGAATCGCACAGATCTATCCCTCCACGACTCAGGGGTTCTTCCTGAAGGGTGGTGGCGGGTACGCCTGGAACTCCTTTGGCAACGACTACTACTGCTCTTGGTACTACTGCTACGAGTACGGGTATTCCTACGACTCCGGCTTCATGTGGACCGCGGGGGCAGGGTGGGAAATCCCGATCAGCCGCACGCTGAACATCATGCCGACGGTCGACTACTACGAGTCCTATTTCGGGGGCCGGTATACGGCCAACTATACCGAGAAGCTCTGGAACTTCGGGGTCGCGATCGAAATCCCCTGATTTGGTCGTCCACCAGTTTTTCCACAATTGGGTGTCGCGGCACTGCCATATGGGCGGTCCCGGCACCCTCTTCGTTTTGTGCAAGTAGTTGCGGGGATTGGGTTTTGACGATACCATATCTCCCCCCGAAGGGGCACGGCATGTGCCCGATGAGGGTGGCTCTAACCCCATTCCCCGCTGTCTGAGCAACGCCTTTTGTCACTGAGGGTTCGTCCGCTCGTTTGGCCCGTCGTCCTTGCCGCCGCTGCCGTGACCTGCAGCAGCGACAATTTGACGCTGCCCAATGAAGGCCTCCCCGCCGCCCTGACCCTCGTGTCCGGGAATGCCCAGTCGGCGACGGTGGCGACTCCCCTCCCCGATTCCCTTCTCGTTCGCGTGACGGACTCCAAGGCCAGGCCTGTTGAGGGCGTCAAGGTGGTCTTCACGCCAACGCTTGGCGGTGGCGATGCCGTGCCTGACACCGGCCTCACGAACGCGGACGGACGCACCGGCTCCCGGTGGCTCCTCGGGTCGACCGCCGGCGCGCAACGGATGCAGGCGATGGTGGTCGGCCAGACGTCTGGGGGCGCGCTGACGCTGAACTTTGACGCGACGGCGGTAGCGGCGGCGGCGGATACGGTGTTCGCGGTGCGGGGAAACAATCAGTCGGCGGAGGTGGGCGCAGCGCTGACGGATTCGCTCATCGTCAGGGTCACGGACCGGTACGGCAACTCGGTCGCTGGCGCATCGGTCAGCTGGGCGCCGCTTGGTGGCGGCTCGGTCAGTCCCGCGTCGAGCACCACGGGCACGGCCGGCACCGCCGCCACGCTGCGGACGTTGGGACCGACCGCCGGGCCCCAAGGCGCCACCGCCACGGCCGGCACGCTGAAGGGCTCGCCGGTGACGTTTGCGATGACCGCGCTGCCGGCGGCGCCGACTTCACTGGTCAAGGTGACCGGCGACAACCAGGCCGGAT is a genomic window containing:
- a CDS encoding SURF1 family protein, whose amino-acid sequence is MTSRYPLAFVIFSLFMGVVCLRLGVWQLDRLDTRRATNASALAERALPEVDARTLHDSTGNRRARATGAYDYDQEIILRGRGRSGVPGVEVVTPMRLAGSDSAILVLRGYVPSADAIGYDAQLHREADSTTVSGITMAVPIDPTGARPAERNGTTTWRRLDLATLRERLPYPIAPVYIIADSPATVSPAPLRSSAPPLDDGPHLNYAIQWFGFATIAFGGAAAIWWKRRHPAAPMA